Proteins from a genomic interval of Spea bombifrons isolate aSpeBom1 chromosome 4, aSpeBom1.2.pri, whole genome shotgun sequence:
- the POLR3D gene encoding DNA-directed RNA polymerase III subunit RPC4, giving the protein MSEGNANSAQGAPRPPVGGGRGLVGRRPSAPLTPGRLPSIRSRDLTLGGVRKKTFAPNIISRKIKEEPKEEVSVKVERTDRGRDRRGDGPGRGRGRPQVIQSHSIFEQGPAEQLKKKSGWDAPSQSADLGPSHIINIKKEKRETEEETKEILRRLENDKFLDDPGLRNDARNHPVQLPLVHSGWLFREEEEEDDDEEETKPVLGAPKEEMMDVDSTQVKVKEEPMEDEDQECKPGLPPCKAPVIRKPPERKDVTLPELLESLKVSGEETLLFLQLPDTLPGQRPTQDTRPVKTEVQNEDGQTFLVKDKGQEAQAGDDSCSLRDVSEGQIGKLIVRKSGKVQLVLGKVTLDVTMGTTCTFLQELVSVNVGEARSGDMMVLGHVQHKLVCSPDFESLLEGRHR; this is encoded by the exons ATGTCTGAAGGAAATGCAAATTCTGCTCAAGGAGCCCCTCGCCCCCCGGTTGGTGGGGGGCGAGGACTGGTGGGCCGCAGGCCATCCGCTCCGCTAACACCGGGGCGCCTTCCCTCCATTCGCTCTCGTGATCTCACTCTTGGAGGTGTACGGAAG aaaACCTTTGCTCCAAATATAATCAGCAGGAAGATAAAAGAAGA ACCAAAGGAGGAGGTGTCGGTGAAGGTGGAACGGACGGACCGTGGAAGGGACCGCCGAGGAGATGGACCGGGCAGAGGGCGTGGAAGGCCGCAAGTTATTCAAAGTCACTCCATTTTCGAGCAAGGACCAGCAGAGCAGCTCAAGAAGAAAA GTGGATGGGACGCGCCTTCACAATCGGCAGACCTTGGCCCATCgcacattataaatattaaaaaagaaaaaagggagactGAGGAGGAAACAAAGGAGATCCTGCGCAGGTTGGAGAATGACAAG TTCCTGGATGACCCTGGGCTCAGAAATGATGCACGGAATCACCCTGTGCAGCTGCCACTTGTACATTCTGGGTGGCTTttcagagaagaagaagaagaagacgacgACGAGGAGGAGACAAAGCCTGTATTAGGAGCCCCCAAGGAGGAAATGATGGACGTGGATTCTACTCAAGTTAAAG TGAAGGAAGAACCAATGGAAGATGAAGATCAAGAAtgtaaacctggacttcctcctTGTAAAGCTCCTGTAATAAGGAAGCCTCCTGAGAGGAAAGATGTGACCCTGCCGGAGTTACTGGAATCACTAAAGGTTTCTGGAGAGGAGACTCTCCTTTTCCTACAACTGCCTGACACCCTTCCAGGTCAGCGACCCACGCAGGACACCCGGCCCGTCAAGACTGAAGTGCAGAACGAGGATGGACAAACGTTCCTGGTGAAGGACAAAGGCCaa GAGGCGCAGGCAGGAGATGACAGCTGCTCCCTACGGGATGTGTCAGAGGGCCAGATTGGGAAGCTAATCGTGCGCAAGTCTGGCAAGGTGCAGCTGGTACTTGGCAAGGTAACCCTCGATGTCACAATGGGGACAACATGCACATTTCTGCAG GAGCTCGTGTCCGTTAATGTTGGTGAAGCCCGTAGTGGCGACATGATGGTCCTGGGTCATGTCCAGCACAAGCTCGTGTGTTCCCCAGACTTTGAATCTTTACTGGAGGGCCGGCACCGTTGA